The Risungbinella massiliensis sequence GTAACATACTTCTTGGTGTGTGTAACATTTGCAGTCTTCTTTTTTGTAGGAGCTGTTGCTTACGAATTTGTGGTGAGTTTGGTAGGGTCTGATCTTGTTCTCGAAAAACCCATTGCGGGCAGAGTAATTTTCGCTCTTATTGGCTTACTTTACAGTTGGGCAGCTGCAGATGTGTACAAAGATATTAAGAAGAAAAAATCGTAAGTGCTAGACTAGACAAACCAACAAATTTGGTTTGTCTTTTTCCATATCTAGAAGCCAACTCTATGTGGATTTGTTCTATGATATAGCTTGTTGCATTAATCAAAGTTAAGCGTACGCGCGCTTCAGCTTGTCCTGCCTGTCCTGAGGGATCTGCTCAGACTCCCTACCGCTCATAGTCGCATCTCAAAAGGGGAAAACCTCTGGCTTTGGGTTCATTATGCAACATGCTCTATGATAGAAAAAAGATTAATTATATATGAAATAGGTTTTATGTATCGTTATAATGTAATTAGTCCTACAGCATGATAGAAATCATTTTATCTAAGTGTTTTCTACCATGCTGTAGGGGTACGTCTAGCCTCTCAGCATGAAATTTCATGAAAAAGGACGTGCTGAGATGAAGAGATTCCGAGATTGGTTGAGGAATGCTTTTTTGGTTATCTACTTTTTGACTATTGCAGCGATTATCATCTCATTGGAAGTTATTTTTCGAATTCATATATGGAACAGTATAGCTCGACATTATGATGTAGTAGTTCAAGTGCTGTATATTAATATAATTGTATTTATCTTAATAGCAATCTCACTTTTTATTTTTAGAAAATAACTAAAATAGATAGCTTGGCTAGACAAGACAAACCTATTTTACTGGTTTGTCTTATTTCTTTTTCGAAACATTTTTCTAAAACGCTAAACCTTACGGAATAGAAATGCTTCTGGTTGCAAAGAGCATGCATTTTAAGATATATTCAGGAAGGAAGTTCGCAAGGAAACGGGGGCATTTTTGCATGCAAAATTTGTTTGCCGTGGTGCTGGCAGCAGGAAAAGGCACACGGATGCGGTCAAAGAAACATAAGGTATTGCACGAGATTTGTGGCAAGCCCATGATAGACCATATCCTGACGTCTATCACTGCGCTTTCTCCGACGGAGACAATCCTGGTGGTAGGACACCAAGGGGAAACAGTACGACAGTATATGGGAGATCGGGTTCAAATTGTGGAACAACATGAACAGCTTGGAACTGCTCATGCAGTGCAACAGACTCGTCCACTTCTAGAAAATCAAGCTGGGATTACGCTTGTTCTAAATGGAGACCATCCTCTCTTTACGGCTGAAACATTCCAAAAGCTGATTGAGCATCACCAATCGACTCATGCATCAGCAACCGTCTTGACTGCTACGGTAGAAGATTCGACGGGGTATGGACGGATTGTACGAGGAGAAAGTGGTTCAGTCGCCAGAATCGTCGAGCATAAAGATGCGACAGAAGAAGAACGTCAGATCCAAGAGATCAACACTGGTACATTCTGTTTTGACAATGAAAAGCTTTTTGCAGCTCTTCGAAAAGTGGACAATGATAACGCTCAAGGAGAATACTACTTGCCAGATGTACTCTCCATTCTACAAGAAGAGAACCAAGTGATCTCTGCTTATGAAATGGAAGATGTAGTAGAGGCAATGGGCGTAAATGACCGAATCCAATTAGCAGAAGCGGCAAAATGCATGCGAAAGCGTATTATACAACAACATATGCAAAATGGAGTCACGATCGTAGACCCAGAAGCAACCTATATAGATATCGAGGTAGTCATCGGCGAAGATACCGTGATCGAGCCGGGGACCTTTTTGCGTGGGAAAACGGTAATCGGAGCAGATTGCCATATTGGACCGCAAGCGGATTTGACGAATGTAACTGTTTTGGATTCGACGAAGGTTCAGTATACAGTAGCGCAAGACAGTCATTTGGGTCAACAAAGTACAGTGGGACCATATGCTTATCTCCGACCTGGCACTGAACTTGGACAAGAAGTGAAAATTGGTTGTTTCGTAGACCTAAAGAAGGCAAAACTAGCTAAAGGAGCTAAAGTGTCCCATCTCGCTTATGTAGGAGATGCAGAAGTTGGCGAAAATGTGAATGTCGGTTGTGGTGTTGTAACGGTTAATTATGATGGTTTCCGGAAACATAAGACCATTATCGAAGATGGGGCTTTTATTGGTTGCAATACCAATTTAGTAGCGCCAGTAACAGTAGCTGAGGGTGCTTATGTAGCTGCTGGCTCCACGATCACGAAAGATGTCCCAGCCGATGCTTTAGCAGTAGCTCGTGAGAGACAAGTAAACAAAGAGGGTTATGTAACAAAGCTAAAGGCTAGATTGAAAAAATAGACTCAAACTTCCATCGTGGGGTTTTCTTCATCCCTACGGATGGTTCCAACCGTTAATATGGGATAGTCAGATAGAAGTTAGAAGATAGATTGTAAAGTGCTAAATAGACAGATATAAAAACTGGGGGCATTTGGAATCATGTCAATTGGAGTAGAAAAGCCAATACCACGCTTACAAGTCTTTAGCTGTAATTCCAATCCGGAGCTGGCGCAAAAAATTTGTGATCATATTGGAATCCCGCTTGGGAACGCAGAAGTAAACAAATTTAGTGATGGCGAAATTCATATTAAATTGAACGAGAGTGTTCGTGGATCCGATGTATATGTGGTGCAGTCTACCTGTGATCCAGTTAACCAACATTTGATGGAATGCTTAGTAATGGTAGATGCTTTAAAACGTGCTTCTGCAAAAACGATCAATGTTGTAATGCCATACTATGGTTATGCTCGTCAAGATCGTAAAGCACGTGCTCGTGATCCAATTACTGCAAAATTGGTTGCAAACTTGATCCAAACAGCTGGTGCGGATCGTGTTATCTCGATGGATCTTCATGCGACCCAGATTCAAGGATTTTTTGATATTCCAGTCGATCATTTAGTAGGCGTGCCGATTTTGGCTCAATACTTCCGTAGCAAGAACCTAGAAGATTTGGTTGTCGTTTCTCCAGATCATGGTGGTGTCGTTCGTGCTCGTCGTCTGGCAGAACGTCTCGAAGCGCCAATTGCGATTATTGATAAACGTCGCCCAGAGCCAAACGTAGCAGAAGTGATGAACATTGTTGGGAAAGTAGCTGGTAAAACAGCGATTATCATTGACGATTTAATCGACACAGCAGGAACGATTACACTGGCTGCGAATGCCCTGTTAGAAAAAGGTGCAAAAGAAGTATTTGCTTGTTGTACTCATCCGGTTTTCTCTGGTCCTGCGATGAAGCGGATTGAGGAAGCCAATATTACGGAGATGGTAGTAACAGACACAATTCCATTGCCAGACTCCAAACAATTGGACAAGATTAAAGTGCTTTCTGTCTCCGGTTTGATTGGAGAAGCCATCGTCCGTGTTCATAATGAGAAATCTGTTAGCCGTCTTTTTGACTAAGATTTACTGTTTGTTCTTTTTTTGTTAAAATTTTGCAGTTTTATTTCCTCTTTTTTGGGCAATATAAATAGTTATAAGAAAGGGGAATTGATGACAATGACCATTTCTGCAGAATTACGACATGAGAAGAACAGCAAGCAGCTTCGTTCAAGAGGACGTGTGCCGGGTGTGCTCTATGGAAAAAATATTTCAGCCATCCCTATTGATCTAGATGCTAGTGCTTTGAAAAAAGAGATGGAACGCTCTTCTGGTTTGCTCGATGTTCAAGTAGCGGGTAAACCTTATCGTGTGCTAGTACGTCAACTACAAAAAAATGCGGTTAAAGGAGATTTGCTTCATGTGGATCTCTTTGCGGTATCGTTAAATGAAGATTTAGATGTAGATGTTCCAGTCGTTTTGGTAGGAGAAGCAGTTGGTGCAACAGAGGGTGGGGTCTTGCAACACGTGACACATAGCGTGACCGTACGTTGTAAGCCAGATCAAATCCCATCAGAGTTACCAGTCGATATCTCCAAACTTGGCATAGGAGATTCTCTCACTTTGACGGATGTCTTGTCAGGTCTCCCTTTTGAAGTGATTTCTGATCCTGCGACGGTACTTGTTACAGTGAGTGCACCTGTAGCAGAAGAAGAATCACCAGCCGAGGAAGAATCGCCAGAAACTTCAACTGAGGACTAAATATGATATGATCAGAGGGATCGGGACTTTCTCGATTCCTCTTTTTCAAGTAGAAGTAAAGGAAGAGAATAATGAAGCTTATCGTAGGGCTTGGGAATCCGGGCAGAAAATATGCACAAACCAGACATAACATCGGATTTTGGGTTTTGGCAGAATTGAGCCGTCGATTAAATATACCCCTAAATAAAGAAAAGTTTCATGGGGTAGTGGGGGAAGGAATGGTTGGATCAGAAAAAGTAGTCTTGCTGATGCCAACAACCTATATGAATCTCTCTGGGGAATCCGTCCGTCCTGCTATGGATTGGTACAAAGCCGATTTGGATGAACTGTTAGTAGTCTATGACGATATGGATTTGCCGCTGGGTAAGATACGTCTGCGACTAAAAGGAAGTTCTGGTGGTCATAATGGGATGAAATCCATCATTCAACACTTAGGGACGGATGAATTTAAGCGATTAAAATTAGGAGTAGATCGCCCTCCTGCTGGTATCTCAGTACCGAACTATGTTTTGGCACCATTTTTACCAGAGGAGCAATCGGAAGCACAATCCGCAGCTCAAATGGCAGCTGAAGCAGTTGAAGCATGGCTAAGTGAAGATTTCCTCCAAGTTATGAACCGCTTTAACGTTAATAAATAAGGTATAACTTTCATCAGAAATTTTTTATTCTGCTGATGGATAATGGAACCAAAGTCTTTTATAGGAAAGAAACCCCATCTTATCCGCTCAAAGACTGGTGGGGTTTTCCTGTTGTTAACGAGAAAAATGGTATGTCTACAAGTAAACTAGGTGATACTAGGGACAAATCTTCCCAACACTAGGAGAATGCTTGTGGCCATCTATTATCAGTGTAAACATTGTCAGAGTAGACTTGGAATGTTGGAAAAAAAAGACGTAACCGAACAAGAGCTAGGTTTTGATCGGTTGACCCAAGAAGAACGGCAAGATATAATTTTTAATGACCTATACGGGGATACATATGTACATATCACTTGTGAAAGCTGTCAAGAGACGCTGGATCGTTATCCCGAACGAAATGCTTGGAGTTATTTAATCCAATAACCATGTTGCATATTTTATGGAAGTTAGAGAGATTAATGTAGCAGACTCCAATCACAGAATATGTTATTAGTTTTTTCTGACTAGTGAGGAAATGAGTCTTGGCTTGTCAAGAGCTGAGGCTTGTTTTCTATTGTCATAGAGGAGAAAAAAACATAAAAGAGGAGTGTCCGTTTTTGGAACCGTTACGAAAGTTGATACAACAAGATGCGGACTTTCAGTCGACGGTAGAGGGTTTCAAGCACCATTTGCGTGAACAACTCGTAACCGGACTGACCGGAACCGCTCGCATGCTTTATGTTGCAGCTCTCTATCAACAATTGGAGAGGCCAGTCGTCATCATGACGCACAATCTAAACCAAGCGCAAAAAGCGTATGAAGACCTATTGGAGTTAATAGATCGGGAAAATTTGTTGCTTTACCCAGCGAATGAACTTGTGACAACAGAAATTGCCTTATCTGGATCAGAGACCCTCGGAGAGCGAATTCAAGTTTTGTCTCGACTTTCCCGGGGTTTTCGTGGTGTCTTAGTCGTCCCTTTCTCTGGAGCACGAAAGCTTTTTCCGCCAAAAGCTACTTTTCAAAATGCTCACGTTCAATTGAATGTAGGGCAAGAGTATCCAATGGAGAAGCTAAGTGATAAGTTGGTTCACATGGGGTACGAACGAGTTGATATGGTCGAAAAAAGCGGCGAATTTAGCGTACGTGGAGGGATATTGGACCTATATCCAGTTACCTTTGAGAATCCGATTCGTATGGAATGGTTTGATGATGAAATTGACTCGATCCGTCCTTTTTCGACTGCTAGCCAACGTTCTTTGGAGAAGTGGGACAATGTATTAATTCCCCCAGCAAGTGAGTTGTTCGGTTCATCAGAACTTTATATGAAAGCAGCCGACCGTATTGAAAAACTATTAGAAGAGCGGATTCAAATAGTACGAGATGAAACAGTTGCGCAAAAAATTCGCGAGCATGCTATGTGGGAGATAGAGCAGTTACGCGAAGGGAGTTCTTTTAATGGGATCTATAAATATATATCCGAAATCTATCCTAACTCCCAAAGTTTGCTGGACTATCTTCCAAAAGAGA is a genomic window containing:
- the glmU gene encoding bifunctional UDP-N-acetylglucosamine diphosphorylase/glucosamine-1-phosphate N-acetyltransferase GlmU, which translates into the protein MQNLFAVVLAAGKGTRMRSKKHKVLHEICGKPMIDHILTSITALSPTETILVVGHQGETVRQYMGDRVQIVEQHEQLGTAHAVQQTRPLLENQAGITLVLNGDHPLFTAETFQKLIEHHQSTHASATVLTATVEDSTGYGRIVRGESGSVARIVEHKDATEEERQIQEINTGTFCFDNEKLFAALRKVDNDNAQGEYYLPDVLSILQEENQVISAYEMEDVVEAMGVNDRIQLAEAAKCMRKRIIQQHMQNGVTIVDPEATYIDIEVVIGEDTVIEPGTFLRGKTVIGADCHIGPQADLTNVTVLDSTKVQYTVAQDSHLGQQSTVGPYAYLRPGTELGQEVKIGCFVDLKKAKLAKGAKVSHLAYVGDAEVGENVNVGCGVVTVNYDGFRKHKTIIEDGAFIGCNTNLVAPVTVAEGAYVAAGSTITKDVPADALAVARERQVNKEGYVTKLKARLKK
- a CDS encoding ribose-phosphate diphosphokinase; the encoded protein is MSIGVEKPIPRLQVFSCNSNPELAQKICDHIGIPLGNAEVNKFSDGEIHIKLNESVRGSDVYVVQSTCDPVNQHLMECLVMVDALKRASAKTINVVMPYYGYARQDRKARARDPITAKLVANLIQTAGADRVISMDLHATQIQGFFDIPVDHLVGVPILAQYFRSKNLEDLVVVSPDHGGVVRARRLAERLEAPIAIIDKRRPEPNVAEVMNIVGKVAGKTAIIIDDLIDTAGTITLAANALLEKGAKEVFACCTHPVFSGPAMKRIEEANITEMVVTDTIPLPDSKQLDKIKVLSVSGLIGEAIVRVHNEKSVSRLFD
- a CDS encoding 50S ribosomal protein L25 gives rise to the protein MTMTISAELRHEKNSKQLRSRGRVPGVLYGKNISAIPIDLDASALKKEMERSSGLLDVQVAGKPYRVLVRQLQKNAVKGDLLHVDLFAVSLNEDLDVDVPVVLVGEAVGATEGGVLQHVTHSVTVRCKPDQIPSELPVDISKLGIGDSLTLTDVLSGLPFEVISDPATVLVTVSAPVAEEESPAEEESPETSTED
- the pth gene encoding aminoacyl-tRNA hydrolase — encoded protein: MKLIVGLGNPGRKYAQTRHNIGFWVLAELSRRLNIPLNKEKFHGVVGEGMVGSEKVVLLMPTTYMNLSGESVRPAMDWYKADLDELLVVYDDMDLPLGKIRLRLKGSSGGHNGMKSIIQHLGTDEFKRLKLGVDRPPAGISVPNYVLAPFLPEEQSEAQSAAQMAAEAVEAWLSEDFLQVMNRFNVNK
- a CDS encoding anti-sigma-F factor Fin — its product is MAIYYQCKHCQSRLGMLEKKDVTEQELGFDRLTQEERQDIIFNDLYGDTYVHITCESCQETLDRYPERNAWSYLIQ